CTGGTGCTGCTCGACTCAGACTTCGCTGTGCCGCCACTCTTCTTGGAGGAAGAGTAGAGATCCGCATACCATCCGCCGCCCTTGAACTGCACCGCGGGGGCTGTGATGGTCTTCTCCAGACGGCCACCGCAGTGCGAGCACTCGGTCAACGGCGGGTCAGAGAACTTCTGGATCTTTTCAACGTACCGGCGGCATTGCTGGCACTCGTATTCGTAAAGCGGCATAGTTAGATTTTACCCAGCTCCACCAGGCGAACGCTGACGATGGCCTCAACCTTGCGCAGAGCGGCCAGTGCGTCATTGGCCGCTGCGGCGGAGGGTACATCGATCTGTACGACGGCCAGAGCCTGACCCTGCGGTACGCTCTGCGAGCGGACGTTGCGGCCCAGGGCGAAGTTCGCGATGTTGATGCGGTGTTCGCCGAGAATGGTGCCGATACGGCCGATCACGCCGGGGACGTCGTGATTGCGGATGACGACCAGCGTGCCGGTGAGCGGAGCCTCGATATCGATGCCATCAAAGCTCAGCAGGCGCGGCGAGCTGCCATGCAGCACAGTTGCGGAACCGGAGGAGACTCCACTGGCTGAGTGCAGCGTTAGTTTCAGCACTGAGCCGGCGCCGCCGGAGGCGAACTCCTTCTTCTCTTCCTGCAGGCGGATGCCCCGTTCCTGCGCGACCGCGGCCGCGTTGATGCGGTTCACATTATCGCTATCGGCGAGAATGCCGCTGATCGAGGCGTTGCGAACCAACTCAGTCTTGCCCTGTGCCAGACGGCCGGCGTAGTTGATTTGAATGTTTTCGAGGTTCCCCGGGGTGGCGTGCGAGAGGAAAGCTCCCAGGCGCTCGGCCATCTCCACATAGGGAGCGACCTGCTGGTACTCCTCGTGCGTGAGCGAGGGGAAGTTGACTGCGTTCTGCACGACGCCAAGCTTCAGATAATCGCGTACCTGCTGCGCAAGCTGGATGCCGATGGCTTCCTGGGCTTCGTCGGTCGATCCGCCGATGTGAGGCGAGAGGATGACGTTTTCCAGGCCGTGATACGGAGATTCCTTCAACGGCTCCTGCGAGAAGACGTCGAGGGCGGCGCCGCCGATCTTGCCGGACTGAATGGCCTCAGCAAGAGCGGCATCGTTGATCAGCTCGCCGCGGGCGCAGTTCACGATGCGAACGCCCTTCTTCATGGTGGCCAGTGAGGTGGCGTTGATCAGGCCCTCGGTCTGCGGTGTGAGACCTA
This genomic window from Terriglobus albidus contains:
- a CDS encoding FmdB family zinc ribbon protein, giving the protein MPLYEYECQQCRRYVEKIQKFSDPPLTECSHCGGRLEKTITAPAVQFKGGGWYADLYSSSKKSGGTAKSESSSTSSSDSTSSTPAPAATATSDKK
- the serA gene encoding phosphoglycerate dehydrogenase gives rise to the protein MKIVLAEKVSPATLAVFQEEPNWQIVTPDQIKNGLAAELADADALIVRSAVQADAKLLESAPKLRIIGRAGVGVDNIDADAATHRGIVVMNTPGANAIAVAELTIGLMITMARFIPRANATMHAGKWDKKSLQGQELRGKTLGIIGLGRIGQEVARRARSFGMELIGYDPFVAPVIARENGVGLAPLDEVFRKADYLTLHVGLTPQTEGLINATSLATMKKGVRIVNCARGELINDAALAEAIQSGKIGGAALDVFSQEPLKESPYHGLENVILSPHIGGSTDEAQEAIGIQLAQQVRDYLKLGVVQNAVNFPSLTHEEYQQVAPYVEMAERLGAFLSHATPGNLENIQINYAGRLAQGKTELVRNASISGILADSDNVNRINAAAVAQERGIRLQEEKKEFASGGAGSVLKLTLHSASGVSSGSATVLHGSSPRLLSFDGIDIEAPLTGTLVVIRNHDVPGVIGRIGTILGEHRINIANFALGRNVRSQSVPQGQALAVVQIDVPSAAAANDALAALRKVEAIVSVRLVELGKI